One window of the Methylocystis parvus OBBP genome contains the following:
- the haoB gene encoding hydroxylamine oxidation protein HaoB, translating into MKKIIGAGLVASGLALLGWAGYSTLAPVSHYALAITPAADDEAKELASLGLARESLQRVEIKSPEERRPLATGLVAKDGVRLAPLVWRNDVTESILFPDVAASDIAKVLTAMREHVPDDAAILAWWDLSRAIRIAAKRNAPLDDSEAAGLLIPPSWTEAGNIERARWGAGAEAPSHESFSRFIDALLSNEAQGADALAKLAGDKPAFVAVHISDVWKAAAARPGRVSIAYKDFPSSGISHGVIKSALQWMRDNKIEGPFAAEPIRGAVRLHYFERGGDADALIAKLLPFSTSNPAQLARFELVYQHKGWWVYRLK; encoded by the coding sequence ATGAAAAAGATCATCGGCGCCGGCCTCGTCGCCAGCGGCCTCGCCCTCCTTGGCTGGGCCGGCTATTCGACGCTGGCGCCCGTCTCGCATTACGCGCTCGCCATTACGCCCGCAGCTGACGACGAGGCGAAGGAACTCGCGAGCCTCGGCCTCGCGCGAGAATCATTGCAGCGCGTCGAGATCAAGAGCCCCGAAGAACGTCGCCCCCTCGCGACCGGCCTTGTCGCGAAAGACGGCGTGCGTCTCGCGCCGCTTGTCTGGCGGAACGATGTCACCGAATCGATCCTGTTCCCGGACGTTGCGGCCTCCGACATCGCCAAAGTGCTCACCGCCATGCGCGAGCATGTCCCTGACGACGCCGCGATTCTCGCATGGTGGGATTTGTCTCGCGCCATCCGTATCGCGGCGAAGCGCAACGCGCCGCTCGACGATAGCGAAGCTGCGGGCCTGCTCATTCCGCCATCCTGGACAGAAGCCGGAAATATAGAGCGCGCGCGCTGGGGAGCAGGCGCGGAGGCGCCGTCGCATGAAAGCTTCAGCCGCTTTATCGACGCCCTGCTTTCCAACGAAGCGCAGGGCGCCGACGCCTTGGCGAAACTCGCGGGCGACAAGCCCGCCTTTGTCGCCGTGCATATATCAGACGTCTGGAAAGCGGCCGCCGCACGGCCCGGGCGCGTCTCGATCGCTTATAAGGATTTCCCGTCGTCCGGCATCTCGCACGGCGTCATCAAATCCGCCCTGCAGTGGATGCGCGACAACAAGATCGAGGGCCCCTTTGCGGCGGAGCCCATCCGCGGCGCGGTGCGTTTGCATTATTTCGAGCGCGGCGGCGACGCCGACGCGCTCATTGCGAAACTCCTGCCGTTTTCGACGTCGAACCCGGCGCAATTGGCGCGTTTCGAACTCGTCTATCAGCACAAGGGCTGGTGGGTTTACCGGCTGAAGTAA
- a CDS encoding multiheme c-type cytochrome, with protein sequence MSIFGAVLGRRLCAGLLTLAGAAMIALTPARAETPDETYKALGLSKSASPRELFDALEKRYHDETQGAGKGSFSKYWEPIPISKYLNPHSFYKPPQTVDVDATRAQCVECHSQTTPGWTHSWKSSAHGNLDDIRKLPDSDSRAYKKAMIKEVEANLQSMGKLKAGESLKEVGCIDCHMGVGQQHGQHKAELKMPDAAACGQCHVQQFAERESERDTFTWPQDQWKPGHPSHALSMKANVENAIWAAMEQREVAEGCTFCHTPQTTCNSCHTRHEFSAVEARKPQACAQCHNGVDHNEFEGYMLSKHGTVYQARGDQWDWNAPLSEAMEKGHMNAPTCAFCHMEYQGKFTHNMVRKARWAFVPMPKIAENLNHPWFTARKESWVSTCTNCHSDSFARAYLDDMDKGVIAGLDITEKSRSVLVKLFNDKLLPGQKTNRPAPPAPEKDEAGGFFQLFWQKGNNPSMIEYVFADMWEHHQIKHYKALAHMNPGGYTYSEGWSQLIGAAARINDEDTKLREAAEIRAELKRISGEKRGDLELYSPLRRSVAAGLGLLAVIIGGAILMMRDRKKA encoded by the coding sequence ATGTCGATTTTTGGAGCTGTTCTTGGCCGTCGCCTCTGCGCCGGCCTGTTAACGCTTGCCGGCGCGGCGATGATCGCCTTGACGCCCGCCCGCGCCGAGACCCCGGACGAAACATACAAGGCCCTAGGTCTCTCCAAATCCGCTTCTCCCAGAGAACTCTTCGATGCGCTGGAGAAGCGCTATCACGACGAAACGCAAGGCGCGGGCAAGGGGTCGTTTTCGAAATATTGGGAGCCGATCCCGATATCGAAATATCTCAATCCGCACAGTTTCTATAAGCCGCCGCAAACGGTCGACGTCGACGCCACGCGCGCGCAATGCGTCGAATGCCACAGCCAGACGACGCCCGGCTGGACGCATAGCTGGAAAAGCAGCGCCCATGGCAATCTCGACGACATCCGCAAGCTGCCGGACAGCGACTCCCGCGCCTATAAAAAGGCGATGATCAAGGAAGTGGAGGCGAACCTCCAATCCATGGGCAAGCTCAAGGCCGGCGAAAGCCTGAAGGAGGTCGGCTGCATCGACTGCCATATGGGCGTCGGCCAGCAGCATGGCCAACACAAGGCCGAACTGAAGATGCCGGACGCCGCCGCCTGCGGCCAGTGCCACGTCCAACAATTCGCCGAGCGCGAATCCGAGCGCGACACCTTCACTTGGCCGCAGGACCAGTGGAAGCCGGGCCATCCCTCGCATGCGCTGTCGATGAAGGCGAATGTCGAGAACGCGATCTGGGCGGCGATGGAGCAGCGCGAAGTCGCGGAAGGCTGCACCTTCTGCCATACGCCGCAGACGACCTGTAACTCCTGCCATACGCGACATGAATTCTCAGCGGTCGAGGCCCGCAAGCCGCAGGCCTGCGCGCAATGCCACAACGGCGTCGACCACAATGAATTCGAGGGCTACATGCTTTCGAAGCACGGCACGGTCTATCAGGCCCGCGGCGATCAGTGGGACTGGAACGCGCCGCTCTCGGAAGCGATGGAAAAGGGCCATATGAACGCCCCGACCTGCGCTTTCTGCCACATGGAGTATCAGGGCAAGTTCACGCACAACATGGTGCGCAAGGCGCGCTGGGCCTTCGTGCCCATGCCGAAGATCGCCGAGAATCTGAACCATCCGTGGTTTACCGCGCGCAAGGAGTCCTGGGTCTCGACCTGCACGAACTGTCACTCCGACAGCTTCGCGCGGGCCTATCTCGACGACATGGACAAGGGCGTCATCGCAGGCCTCGATATCACCGAGAAGTCGCGCAGCGTGCTCGTGAAGCTCTTCAACGACAAGCTGCTGCCGGGACAGAAAACGAACCGTCCCGCGCCGCCCGCGCCTGAGAAGGACGAGGCCGGCGGCTTCTTCCAGCTCTTCTGGCAGAAGGGCAATAATCCGAGCATGATCGAATATGTCTTCGCGGATATGTGGGAGCACCATCAGATCAAGCATTACAAGGCGCTCGCCCATATGAATCCCGGCGGCTACACCTATTCGGAAGGCTGGTCGCAGCTCATCGGCGCCGCCGCCAGGATCAATGACGAGGACACGAAGCTGCGCGAGGCGGCGGAAATCCGCGCCGAGCTGAAGCGCATCTCCGGCGAGAAGCGCGGCGATCTCGAACTCTACTCGCCCTTGCGCCGCAGCGTCGCGGCGGGGCTTGGCCTGCTGGCGGTGATCATCGGCGGCGCGATCCTGATGATGCGGGACCGGAAGAAGGCGTAA
- a CDS encoding metallophosphoesterase family protein codes for MTGRTILNAAAPDGLRIYAVGDIHGRADLLARLGDLVAADLRRGDYDEALTIFLGDYVDRGLDSRGVVERLRLADFPTPIITLRGNHEDAMLRYLDDPAMLDQFAAFGGLTTLASYGVDPGREMRNGGAPAVLAAFLAHFPRAHRDFLEKTEYSAEFGDYFFCHAGVRPHVPLERQDPQDLIWIRYEFLNYRGAFGKVVVHGHTPHAHVENLENRINLDTHAFKSGRLTAVVLEGEGRRFIDTAG; via the coding sequence ATGACAGGACGAACGATCTTGAACGCGGCCGCGCCGGACGGGTTACGCATTTACGCGGTCGGCGACATTCACGGTCGCGCCGATCTTCTGGCGCGCCTTGGCGATCTCGTCGCGGCCGACCTCCGCAGAGGCGATTACGACGAGGCGTTGACGATCTTTCTCGGCGACTATGTGGACCGCGGACTCGATTCGCGCGGCGTCGTCGAACGCCTCAGGCTGGCAGATTTTCCGACTCCCATCATCACGTTGCGCGGCAATCACGAAGACGCGATGCTGCGCTATCTCGACGATCCGGCGATGCTCGACCAGTTCGCCGCCTTTGGCGGGCTCACGACGCTGGCGTCCTACGGGGTCGATCCGGGCAGGGAGATGCGCAATGGCGGCGCGCCGGCGGTGCTGGCGGCGTTTCTCGCGCATTTTCCCAGGGCGCATCGGGACTTTCTCGAAAAGACGGAATATTCCGCCGAATTCGGCGATTACTTCTTCTGTCACGCCGGCGTGCGGCCGCATGTGCCGCTGGAAAGGCAGGATCCGCAGGACCTGATCTGGATTCGCTATGAATTCCTGAACTATCGCGGGGCGTTCGGAAAAGTCGTCGTGCACGGGCATACGCCGCATGCGCATGTCGAAAATCTGGAAAACCGCATCAATCTCGACACCCACGCCTTCAAGAGCGGCCGGCTGACCGCGGTCGTGCTGGAGGGAGAAGGGCGAAGGTTTATCGATACGGCCGGCTGA
- a CDS encoding YraN family protein: MNDPENARRAARAYGLQAETIATLWLRARLYAILDRNFRIKDGEIDIVAKRGGTIAFVEVKARGDLEEAFIAITPQKQRRISRAVNRWVATHPFAMNCTLRGDAIFIAPGKLPRHLEDAFELRVG, translated from the coding sequence ATGAACGACCCGGAAAACGCCCGCCGCGCCGCCCGCGCCTATGGCCTTCAGGCCGAAACCATCGCCACGCTCTGGCTTCGGGCGCGCCTCTACGCGATCCTCGACCGCAACTTCCGCATCAAGGATGGGGAAATCGACATCGTGGCGAAGCGCGGAGGCACGATCGCCTTTGTCGAAGTGAAGGCGCGCGGCGATCTGGAAGAGGCCTTCATCGCCATCACCCCGCAAAAGCAGCGCCGCATCTCACGGGCCGTCAACCGCTGGGTCGCAACCCACCCCTTTGCGATGAACTGCACGCTGCGCGGCGACGCGATCTTCATCGCGCCGGGGAAACTGCCGCGCCATCTGGAGGATGCGTTCGAGTTGAGGGTGGGCTGA
- the rsmI gene encoding 16S rRNA (cytidine(1402)-2'-O)-methyltransferase: MASDAAPSPAAGYTAFGLRAEAEKIEPGLHVVATPIGNLKDISFRALSTLAAADAVIAEDTRVTKNLLAHYGISTPLVAYHEHNAKVIRPHLLARLESGAALALVSDAGTPLVSDPGFKLVQEALKKGVHVTSVPGPSAVLAALVVAGLPTDRFFFEGFLPHKSGPRRARLAELAPVPGTLVFFESPRRLSETLADAAAILGPRSAAIARELTKIYESVRRGRLDELSDALATEEPPRGEIVLLIAPPEAGAAEAAEADLDARLTEALDSYSVKDAASVVSAATGQPRRQVYARALQLAAERGK; this comes from the coding sequence ATGGCCAGCGACGCCGCCCCCTCCCCCGCCGCGGGCTACACGGCCTTCGGCCTGCGCGCCGAGGCGGAGAAAATCGAACCGGGTCTGCATGTTGTCGCGACCCCGATCGGCAATCTCAAGGACATTTCCTTCCGCGCGCTGTCGACGCTCGCCGCCGCCGACGCGGTGATCGCCGAGGACACGCGCGTCACCAAGAATCTTCTGGCGCATTACGGCATCTCGACGCCGCTCGTCGCCTATCACGAGCACAACGCCAAGGTGATTCGTCCGCATTTGCTGGCGCGGCTCGAATCCGGCGCGGCTTTGGCGCTGGTTTCGGACGCCGGCACGCCGCTCGTCTCCGATCCCGGCTTCAAGCTGGTGCAGGAGGCGCTGAAGAAGGGCGTCCATGTCACATCCGTCCCCGGCCCTTCCGCCGTTCTGGCCGCTCTGGTCGTCGCGGGCCTGCCGACCGACCGCTTCTTTTTCGAGGGCTTTCTGCCGCACAAAAGCGGCCCCCGCCGCGCGCGTCTCGCCGAACTGGCGCCGGTGCCGGGAACGCTGGTCTTTTTCGAAAGCCCGAGACGTTTGTCCGAGACCCTTGCCGACGCGGCGGCGATTCTCGGTCCAAGGAGCGCGGCGATCGCGCGCGAGCTGACGAAGATATACGAGTCGGTCCGGCGCGGCCGGCTCGACGAATTGTCGGACGCGCTCGCGACCGAGGAGCCGCCAAGGGGCGAGATCGTCCTTCTAATCGCCCCGCCGGAAGCAGGCGCCGCCGAAGCCGCGGAGGCCGATCTCGACGCGCGGCTCACGGAGGCGTTGGACTCCTATTCGGTGAAGGACGCCGCGAGCGTGGTGTCGGCCGCGACCGGCCAGCCGCGCCGGCAGGTTTATGCGCGGGCGCTGCAGCTGGCGGCGGAACGGGGAAAGTAG
- a CDS encoding penicillin-binding protein activator has protein sequence MYFIAGFRGAPSRRGALGLFAGAAALALAACNPGSGPGIPGAKDLRIGAPAPAGQVAVADAGETIGEGAVKVALIVPLTGPNGASSVGASLRNAAKLAYADSGSSDVTILVKDDKSSPAGAAAATQAAVGEGAEIILGPVFATDVKEAGRVARAAGKPVIAFSTDTSAAGSGQYLLSFLVEGHVDRGLSYASQKGKKAVAVLAPENDYGTLALGHFQQSAANYGLRVPLIERYKPGAPAESIQRLAAARDQFDAIFIPEQADAMPSVSKELAAAGLDSKKVQIIGTGLWNDARTLNLPALQGAWFTAPENAGFNAFATRYKAKFGSDPARIATLAYDAVSLAIALSRSQGSQRYSDNVLTNPSGFNGADGVFRFKPDGTNERGLSVLEIGSGAAKIVSPAPRTFTGNGA, from the coding sequence ATGTATTTTATTGCGGGCTTTCGTGGCGCCCCGTCGCGCCGTGGCGCGCTCGGGCTCTTCGCGGGCGCGGCGGCGTTGGCCCTCGCCGCCTGCAATCCCGGTTCGGGACCGGGCATTCCGGGCGCCAAGGACCTGCGCATCGGCGCGCCGGCTCCCGCGGGTCAGGTCGCGGTGGCGGACGCCGGCGAGACGATCGGCGAGGGGGCCGTCAAGGTCGCGCTGATCGTGCCGCTCACCGGCCCCAACGGCGCGTCCTCGGTCGGGGCCTCGCTGCGCAACGCGGCCAAGCTCGCTTACGCCGACAGCGGCTCGAGCGACGTCACAATTCTGGTCAAGGACGACAAATCCTCGCCCGCCGGCGCCGCCGCGGCGACCCAGGCGGCTGTCGGCGAAGGCGCCGAGATCATTCTAGGGCCGGTCTTCGCGACCGACGTGAAGGAGGCGGGCCGCGTCGCGCGCGCCGCCGGCAAGCCGGTCATCGCTTTCTCGACCGACACCTCCGCGGCCGGCAGCGGGCAATATCTTCTGTCCTTCCTCGTCGAGGGCCATGTCGATCGCGGGCTGAGCTACGCCTCGCAGAAGGGCAAGAAAGCCGTCGCGGTGCTCGCCCCCGAGAATGACTATGGCACGCTGGCGCTCGGACATTTCCAGCAGAGCGCGGCGAATTACGGCCTGCGCGTGCCGCTGATCGAGCGCTACAAGCCGGGCGCCCCGGCCGAGTCGATCCAGCGCCTCGCCGCCGCGCGCGACCAGTTCGACGCGATCTTCATTCCCGAACAGGCCGACGCCATGCCTTCCGTCTCCAAGGAGCTGGCGGCGGCGGGACTCGACTCGAAGAAAGTGCAGATCATCGGCACAGGCCTGTGGAACGACGCGCGTACGCTGAACCTGCCGGCGCTGCAGGGCGCCTGGTTCACCGCGCCGGAAAACGCCGGCTTCAACGCTTTCGCGACCCGCTACAAGGCGAAGTTCGGCTCGGACCCGGCCCGCATCGCGACGCTGGCCTATGACGCCGTGTCCCTCGCCATCGCGCTGTCGCGCTCGCAGGGCTCGCAGCGTTATTCAGATAATGTGCTGACGAATCCGTCGGGCTTCAACGGCGCCGACGGCGTCTTCCGCTTCAAGCCGGACGGCACCAATGAGCGCGGGCTCTCGGTGCTGGAGATCGGCAGCGGCGCAGCGAAAATCGTCTCGCCGGCGCCGAGGACGTTTACGGGGAACGGGGCGTAG
- the glyS gene encoding glycine--tRNA ligase subunit beta yields MPDLLLELFSEEIPARMQRQAADDLKKLVTNALVDRGLTYEGAAAYATPRRLALQVVGLPGRQPDVREERKGPRVGAPEAAITGFLKSAGLASLDQARIEKDKKGAEFYLAVIERPGAETIAVLTDILPGVVKSFPWPKSMRWGEASRQSDSLRWVRPLHSIVATFGPENETPDIVPFEVDGVVAGDVTRGHRFLAPYEMRVKRFEDYAMSLEKAKVVIDAERRRDIILHDARGLAFAQGLELVEDAGLLEEVGGLVEWPVTLMGSFDESFLAIPPEVIRATIRVNQKCFVLRKHAPLAGESRAAGAGWGEASNGGGVAPIRQATPADLPPQGGGGLANRFILVSNIEATDGGETVIAGNERVIAARLSDAKFFYETDLKTKLADRLPKLDNIVFHEKLGTQGQRVTRIAALARELAPIVGADPAKAERAATLCKADLVTEMVGEFPELQGLMGSYYARAQGEDASVANACYEHYKPQGQGDYVPKDPVSIAVALADKLDTLVGFWAIDEKPTGSKDPYALRRAALGVIRIVLENEVRLCLVNEAMLMPFVFANCDIAMHSTRPAFDALLAAQKHLRDDEALGDAFDRYSSMRLRPLTKDQLLERTDQLSSLLEFFIDRLKVYLRDKGARYDLIDAALGAVAFADSEEETVAGAPLQDDLLMITKKVEALDKFLATDDGKNLLAGFKRAVNILKAEEKKDGPNAYSHRHAANLRIEHEEHKLAAAIARAREETAEKLEKEDFAGAMRSLAKLREPVDAFFDKVTVNAENADLRLNRLRLLAELRRVMTGVADFGKVAGEAGA; encoded by the coding sequence ATGCCCGACCTTCTCCTCGAACTCTTTTCCGAAGAAATTCCCGCGCGCATGCAAAGGCAGGCGGCCGACGACCTGAAAAAGCTCGTCACCAATGCGCTCGTCGACCGCGGCCTGACCTATGAGGGCGCGGCCGCCTACGCCACGCCGCGCCGGCTCGCGCTTCAGGTCGTCGGTCTGCCGGGCCGTCAGCCGGACGTGCGCGAGGAGCGCAAGGGCCCCCGCGTCGGCGCGCCGGAGGCGGCGATTACGGGCTTCCTCAAAAGCGCGGGCCTCGCCTCGCTCGATCAGGCCAGGATCGAGAAGGACAAGAAGGGCGCGGAATTCTATCTCGCGGTCATCGAGCGCCCCGGCGCCGAGACGATCGCCGTGCTGACCGACATTCTGCCCGGCGTCGTCAAGAGCTTCCCCTGGCCCAAGTCGATGCGCTGGGGAGAAGCCTCGCGGCAGTCGGATTCACTGCGCTGGGTCCGGCCGCTGCACTCGATCGTCGCCACGTTCGGGCCCGAGAACGAGACGCCGGACATCGTGCCCTTCGAGGTCGACGGCGTCGTCGCGGGCGACGTCACGCGCGGCCATCGCTTCCTCGCGCCTTACGAGATGCGCGTGAAGCGCTTCGAGGATTATGCGATGTCGCTGGAAAAGGCGAAGGTCGTGATCGACGCCGAGCGTCGCCGCGACATCATCCTCCACGACGCCAGGGGCCTCGCCTTCGCGCAGGGGCTGGAACTCGTCGAAGACGCGGGACTCCTGGAGGAAGTCGGCGGCCTTGTCGAGTGGCCGGTGACGCTGATGGGGTCTTTCGACGAGAGTTTCCTGGCCATCCCGCCGGAAGTCATTCGCGCGACGATCCGCGTGAACCAGAAATGCTTCGTGCTGCGCAAGCACGCTCCCCTCGCGGGGGAGAGTCGCGCCGCAGGCGCGGGGTGGGGTGAAGCCTCGAATGGCGGGGGCGTCGCCCCCATCCGGCAGGCTACGCCCGCCGACCTCCCCCCTCAAGGGGGAGGCGGACTCGCCAACCGTTTCATCCTCGTCTCGAATATCGAGGCGACGGATGGCGGCGAGACGGTGATCGCCGGCAATGAGCGCGTCATCGCCGCGCGCCTGTCGGACGCGAAATTCTTCTACGAGACCGACCTCAAGACGAAGCTCGCCGACCGTCTGCCGAAGCTCGACAACATCGTCTTCCACGAGAAGCTCGGCACGCAAGGGCAGCGCGTGACGCGCATCGCAGCGCTGGCGCGGGAGCTTGCTCCCATCGTCGGCGCCGATCCCGCCAAAGCCGAACGCGCGGCGACGCTCTGCAAGGCCGATCTCGTGACCGAGATGGTTGGCGAGTTCCCCGAATTGCAGGGGCTGATGGGCAGCTATTACGCCAGGGCGCAGGGCGAGGACGCGTCCGTCGCCAATGCCTGCTACGAACATTACAAGCCGCAGGGCCAGGGCGATTACGTTCCGAAGGACCCTGTGTCGATCGCCGTGGCGCTGGCCGACAAGCTGGATACGCTTGTGGGGTTCTGGGCGATTGATGAAAAGCCGACGGGCAGCAAGGACCCTTATGCGCTACGAAGGGCGGCGTTGGGGGTGATCAGGATTGTGCTGGAGAATGAGGTAAGGCTATGCCTCGTAAACGAAGCAATGCTTATGCCTTTTGTCTTTGCGAACTGCGATATCGCAATGCATTCTACTCGTCCAGCTTTTGATGCGCTCCTTGCTGCTCAAAAACATCTCCGAGATGACGAGGCCCTCGGCGATGCTTTTGATAGATACAGCAGCATGAGGCTGCGTCCCCTCACGAAAGACCAGTTACTGGAGCGAACGGATCAACTTTCGTCCCTCCTCGAATTTTTCATCGACCGCCTGAAGGTCTACTTGCGCGACAAGGGCGCCCGTTACGATCTTATCGATGCGGCGCTGGGCGCCGTGGCCTTCGCCGACTCCGAGGAGGAGACCGTCGCGGGCGCGCCGTTACAGGACGACCTGCTCATGATTACGAAGAAAGTCGAAGCGCTCGACAAATTTCTCGCGACGGACGACGGCAAGAACCTGCTCGCCGGCTTCAAGCGCGCCGTCAATATTCTCAAGGCCGAGGAAAAGAAGGACGGGCCGAACGCCTATTCGCACCGCCACGCCGCCAATCTGCGCATCGAGCACGAGGAGCACAAGCTCGCCGCCGCCATCGCCCGCGCGCGGGAGGAGACCGCCGAGAAGCTGGAGAAGGAAGACTTCGCCGGCGCCATGCGTTCGCTGGCGAAACTGCGCGAGCCAGTCGACGCCTTTTTCGACAAGGTGACGGTCAACGCCGAAAACGCCGACCTGCGCCTCAACCGCCTGCGCCTTCTCGCCGAGCTGCGCCGCGTGATGACGGGCGTGGCGGATTTCGGGAAGGTGGCCGGAGAGGCGGGGGCGTGA
- the surE gene encoding 5'/3'-nucleotidase SurE: MRILVTNDDGVHAPGLAVAEKIAREISDDVFVVAPEWEQSGVAHSLSLNDPLRLREISPRHYAVKGTPTDCVIMAVRKLLLDHPPDLVLSGVNSGQNIAEDVTYSGTIAGAMEATILGVPAIALSQCYDFFAGERVVYWTCAETHGGRIVRRLLAAGIPQNVLMNVNFPACGPGDVKGVAVTMQGRRSNDLMRIEDRKDGRGNPYHWISFQRANFTPGAGTDLLAVEEKKISVTPLQLDLTDHPTVTRLAAEFDADAPGEKTS; encoded by the coding sequence ATGCGCATTCTCGTAACCAATGACGACGGAGTCCATGCGCCCGGCCTCGCCGTCGCGGAGAAGATTGCGCGCGAGATTTCGGACGACGTCTTCGTCGTCGCGCCGGAATGGGAGCAATCGGGCGTCGCGCACTCTCTGTCTCTCAACGATCCCTTGCGCCTGCGCGAGATTTCGCCGCGCCATTACGCCGTGAAGGGCACGCCGACCGACTGCGTGATCATGGCGGTGCGCAAGCTATTGCTCGACCATCCGCCGGATCTTGTCCTTTCCGGGGTCAATAGCGGACAGAACATTGCGGAGGACGTCACCTATTCCGGCACGATCGCCGGCGCCATGGAGGCGACGATTCTCGGCGTTCCGGCGATCGCGCTGTCGCAATGCTACGACTTCTTCGCGGGCGAGCGCGTGGTTTACTGGACTTGCGCGGAAACGCATGGCGGCCGCATCGTGCGCAGGCTGCTCGCGGCCGGCATTCCGCAAAACGTGCTCATGAACGTCAATTTCCCCGCTTGCGGGCCGGGCGACGTCAAAGGCGTCGCGGTGACCATGCAGGGGCGGCGCAGCAATGATCTGATGCGGATCGAGGACCGCAAGGACGGGCGCGGCAATCCTTATCACTGGATTTCGTTCCAGCGGGCCAATTTCACGCCCGGCGCCGGAACGGACCTGCTGGCGGTGGAGGAGAAGAAGATCTCGGTGACGCCGCTGCAGCTCGACCTCACGGACCATCCGACCGTGACCCGGCTCGCCGCCGAATTTGACGCGGACGCGCCGGGGGAGAAGACAAGCTGA
- a CDS encoding protein-L-isoaspartate O-methyltransferase family protein has protein sequence MIEPAKAAFEERAALLLAVRQAGVRDISVMRAIEAVPREAFAPYKFRDLANRNMALPLGCGQTMSRPADLGRRIEALRIGRGHRVLEVGTGSGYGTAILARLAREVVSLERYETLAIEAARRLAALPAANAAALHGDGLAPAPTLGQFDRIVVQAALDAPPAALLQLLSPGGALVYARRDFAEGEKRPRQRLIKVDRIEGGDLRENDLGPHSLGAAAFGVAKAL, from the coding sequence ATGATCGAGCCCGCCAAAGCCGCCTTCGAGGAGCGCGCGGCGCTGCTTCTCGCCGTGCGTCAGGCGGGCGTGCGCGACATCTCGGTGATGCGCGCGATCGAGGCCGTGCCGCGCGAGGCCTTCGCGCCCTACAAATTTCGCGACCTCGCCAATCGCAACATGGCCCTGCCGCTCGGCTGCGGGCAGACCATGTCGCGCCCCGCCGATCTCGGCCGCCGCATCGAGGCGCTGCGGATCGGCCGCGGCCATCGCGTTCTGGAGGTGGGGACCGGCTCCGGCTATGGGACGGCGATACTCGCGCGGCTCGCCCGCGAGGTCGTTTCGCTGGAGCGGTACGAGACGCTCGCCATCGAGGCGGCGCGGCGTCTTGCGGCGCTGCCCGCCGCCAACGCCGCAGCGCTGCATGGAGACGGTCTCGCGCCGGCGCCGACGCTGGGACAATTCGACCGCATCGTCGTGCAGGCCGCGCTCGATGCGCCGCCCGCCGCGCTGCTGCAACTGCTTTCTCCAGGCGGGGCGTTGGTTTACGCGCGCCGTGACTTCGCAGAGGGCGAAAAACGCCCGCGTCAACGATTGATTAAGGTTGATCGAATTGAAGGGGGCGATCTGCGCGAAAACGATCTCGGCCCGCACAGCCTTGGCGCGGCGGCGTTTGGCGTCGCAAAAGCCCTGTAA